In Bubalus kerabau isolate K-KA32 ecotype Philippines breed swamp buffalo chromosome 4, PCC_UOA_SB_1v2, whole genome shotgun sequence, one DNA window encodes the following:
- the LOC129651034 gene encoding tumor necrosis factor receptor superfamily member 10B-like produces the protein MTVPAINLRGPRQRTLPDRKRQRGRKAPASSSAGAGRPGGPKLRFGYLVFVMGVVLWVKAASAISVRKDEIHQQSSAPLERSPQQKLCPPGEEEKNGCTPTKDTECQCKPGTFRGEDAPEFCQKCSTGCPDGKVMVMDCTPWSNIKCVDQESGPSRLMIGIIVTGIIFLIGCVVWCRFKSPFNECWHKVIGFSSIWRPQTLSNCITTQPRVDTVPGVSYAVVPDSLNWPGGSRLNVEGRLAC, from the exons ATGACTGTGCCTGCCATCAACCTGCGGGGACCTCGACAGCGAACGCTGCCCGACCGCAAGCGGCAGCGGGGACGGAAGGCACCGGCCTCCTCGAGCGCCGGTGCAGGGCGCCCCGGTGGCCCCAAACTTCGGTTCGGGTACCTCGTCTTCGTCATGGGTGTCGTGTTGTGG GTCAAAGCTGCTTCAGCCATATCTGTAAGGAAGGATGAAATTCACCAGCAGTCATCAGCCCCACTGGAACGGAGCCCCCAGCAGAAGTTATGTCCACCAG gagaagaagaaaaaaatggctgcACCCCGACCAAGGACACTGAGTGTCAGTGCAAACCTGGCACTTTCCGTGGAGAAGATGCACCTGAATTCTGTCAAAAATGCAGCACCGG GTGCCCTGATGGGAAGGTGATGGTCATGGACTGTACCCCCTGGAGCAACATCAAGTGTGTGGACCAAGAATCAG gCCCTTCAAGGCTGATGATTGGAATAATTGTAACTGGAATCATTTTCCTAATTGGATGTGTGGTATGGTGCCGCTTTAAAA GTCCCTTTAATGAGTGCTGGCACAAGGTGATCGGTTTCTCCAGCATCTGGCGGCCTCAGACCCTCAGTAACTGCATCACAACACAGCCCAGGGTGGACACGGTCCCCGGTGTGTCCTATGCTGTTGTCCCTGACTCTCTCAACTGGCCTGGGGGCTCTAGGCTGAATGTAGAAGGGAGACTGGCCTGCTGA